The genome window TGGGCTTATCCATGGCGATGCGTTCTCCTTCCCCATTACAGGGCTATGGCACTCGCCTTGAGGCTAAACCATTTTTCACGTTTGTACAAAAATATCCGCGATTCGGATTATAATTTCACCGTGATTCCCGCGAAGTTGATCGTGACGAAAAAGGCAAAAGCGCGCCTCTTTGGTTTCATCAAAGAGACGCGCTTTATGGCGCCGCGACACCAGTATGTGAGCTTCGGAGAAGCGAACAGAACGGGAAACGCGCGCGTTTCCCCCACACTCCCCGAATGCAGGTGCAGGCCTTTAGCCGTAGGCGAGTCTTCGAGCCGTACGGATAAAGAGAGCATAGCGGCGCGCCCCTGCCTGGGGTGGATTCTTAAGGAGGGGCGAGCAGCCCCTCCTTAAGCCGCCGGAGGCACTCTTTCTTACTCTTTGGCGCCGGCGACGATTTTTGCCCGGCGGGACGCCCTGTCTTTGGCGGCCCAGAAAATATTTTCCACGTTTTCGAGATGCGCGCGCATGGCGTTTTCCGCCGCATCCGGATCCTGGGCGGCAATGGCATCATATAAGGCCATATGGCAATTGAGAGCGAGATCCGTCTGGCCCGGCAGGGAGAGGACGACGGTCCGCTGCTCGATGAGCCACTGGTTCATGGCCTCGAACACGACGTCAAACACCCGGCTTTTGGCCATCTGCACCACGGCGAAATGAAAATCGACGTCCAGGGCTTCAAAGGCTTCCGCGTTATCGAGGCATTCCCTGCTCTGTTCCAAAAGATCGCGCAACCGGGAAAGAGCCGCTTCGTCGCGGGTTTTGGCCGCTTCCCTGGCGAGGTTGCACTCCAGCATCCTGCGGGCGAACTGCAACTCCCGGACGCCTTGCGGATCAGCCATGAAATGGGCGACCGCCACATCCATCTCGCGGATGATGGCGCTCGGGTCCGCGCTGACGACGGTCGCGGGACTGCCGCTGCGCAGCGCGATAAGCCCCGAGCGCTCCAGAAGAAGCAACGCCTCGCGCACGGCAGGCCGCCCGATGCCGAAGGTAGCCTGGAGCTCGCGCTCGGAAGGCAGTTTGTCTCCCGGCAGGAACTGGCGCTCCAGGATCATGGCCTGCAACCGCTCGGCAACCTGCTCGTGAAGTTTTCTGGGACGGATCGGTTCTTCGCTCAACGTCGTCATGGCTACCTCGGACTATCTACCCAAAAGGGCGTCTGCGGCGCAGTATCGCAGGTTTCCGCCCGGTCAGGCAAGGGACAAAATACGGATGGGCCAAGCTGGCCCCCATCAGCAGCAACCTATCATACCACTAAAAAATCATATAGAACTTTTTGTTTTTAGAAAAATAATATAAATTATTAATAGTTATATGTTATAAAATCAGATTGACAGCATGATTGTTCCAGTATACACAATCAAAAAGCTAGCATACTGTCATACCACAATGCTTTTTCTCATTACCGTAGCCGCGGGAAACCGCGCCCGTAAGGATGGGTGTATGGAAACTATCGGGTTTATCGGTCTCGGCATCATGGGCAGGCCCATGGCCGCCAACCTTGTCAAAGGCGGTTTCACGGTCATCGGGTTCGACGTTATGCCGCAGAACTGCAAGGACGCGGCGGAACGCGGCGTTCAGATCGCCGCGAGCGCGGCCGAGCTGGCTGCCGCATGCTCCATCATCATCCAGATGCTGCCCACCCCCGCCATTTGTGTGGAAAGCGCCGTCGAGGTAAGCAAACACGCCAAGCCCGGAACCCTGGTTCTGGACATGAGCTCCCTCTCGCCCATGACCGCGCAGCAGATTCACGCCATTCTCGCCGAAAAGGGCATCCATATGATGGATGCGCCCGTTTCCGGCGGCGAGCCCAAGGCCATCGACGCCACCCTCGCCATCATGGCGGGCGGTGCCAAGGAAGATTACGACCGGGCGCTTCCGGTCTTCAAACCCATGTCCGCCTCCACCATCCTGGTCGGCAAGGTGGGCGCGGGCTGCATCGCCAAGCTCGCCAACCAGATCATGGTCGGCGTGAACATTGCCGCCATGGGCGAGGCCTTTACCCTGGCCGCAAAGGCGGGAGTCGACCCGGGCCTGGTATTCGAGGCGGTCAAGAACGGCCTTGCCGGGTCCACGGTGCTGAACCAGAAAGGCCCCATGATCCTTGAGCGCAACTATACTCCCGGCGCGCGGATGGAAATCCACATCAAGGATTTCGTGAACGTGCTGGATACGGCCCATTCCATGAGTTCCCCGGTTCCCCTGACGGCCAGCGTCATGGAAATGATGCAGTCTCTCAAGGCCAACGGCATGGGGCAGATCGACCACGGCGGCGTTGTCCGCTTCTATGAAATGATCGCCGGGGTGGAAGTGAAGAAAGGCGCGTAACGCGCATCTTGCCGGGCAGGCCCGCAAAGCGGCCCGCCCGGTCCATACATTGTGCCGCGCCGTACGCCGAAACATCGCGGCCATAATCAAGGAGCAGTCACATGCGTAGCGATATCGTGAAAAAAGGTCCCACCCGCGCGGGCCACAGAGCGTTGTTCCACGCCATGGGGTACAGCCTCGAGGATCTGGAAAAACCTCTTATCGGCGTCGTCAACTCGTTCAACGAGATCGTGCCGGGCCACTTCAACCTGGACGACATAGCGGAAGCCGCCAAGCTGGGCGTTGCCGCCGCCGGGGGCACACCCATCGAATTTCCCGCCATCGGCATTTGCGACGGCATCGCCATGGGCCACCAGGGCATGAAATACCCCCTGCCCAGCCGGGAACTCATCGCGGATTCCATCGAAGCCATGGCTATCGGCCACGGCCTGGACGGCCTGGTGCTCATCCCCAACTGCGATAAAATCGTGCCCGCCATGCTCATGGCGGCCGCGCGGATCAACATTCCCGCCGTGGTGGTCAGCGGCGGCCCCATGCTGGCCGGGCGGTTTCAGGGCAAGAGCGTGGATTTGACGAACATCTTCGAAGCGCCGGGCCTGCACGCCGCCGGAAAACTCAGCGACAAGGACCTGGCGGGCATGGAACAATCCGTCTGCCCCGGCTGCGGGTCCTGCGCGGGCCTGTTCACGGCCAACAGCATGAACTGTCTTACCGAGGCTCTGGGCATGGGCCTGCCGGGCAACGGCACCGTGCCTGCCGCCTACACCGGCGCGCGCCGCATGCTGGCCAAACGCGCGGGCGCGGCGGTCCTGGATCTGGTCAAGAAGAACATCAAACCCCGCGACATCATGACAAAGGCCGCCTTTACCAACGCCATCGCCGTGGACATGGCCATCGGCGGCTCCTCCAACACGGTGCTGCACCTGCCGGCCATCGCGCAGGAAGCGGGCATAGACCTGCCCCTCGAACTCTTTGAGGCCATCAGCAAAAAGGCCCCCTACATCACCAAAATGAGCCCGGCGGGCCAGCACCATCTGCAGGATCTGGGCGAAGCCGGGGGCATTTCCGCCGTCATGAAGGAACTGACCAAAAAGAACCTCATTGACGAGACCGCCATGACCGTCACCGGCCCCCTGGGGGATCGCCTGAAAGAGGCCGCCATCACCCGGCCCGACGTCATCCGGAACGTTGACGACCCCTACCGCAAGACCGGCGGCATTGCCATCCTCTACGGCAACCTCGCGCCGGAATGCGCGGTGGCCAAGGAAAGCGCCGTGTCTGAAGACATGCTGACCTTCAAAGGCCCGGCCAGGGTTTTCGATTCCGAGGAGGAAGCCACCGAAGCCCTGCTGGCCCACAAGGTCAAGGACGGGGACGTGGTGGTCATCCGCTACGAAGGCCCGCAGGGCGGCCCCGGCATGCGCGAGATGCTCAGCCCCACCGCCATCATCGCGGGCATGGGCCTGAAGGTGGCGCTGCTTACGGACGGGCGCTTCTCCGGCGTCACGCGCGGGGCCTGCATCGGGCATATCTGCCCGGAAGCGGCGAAAGGCGGCCCCATCGCGCTCCTGCGCGACGGGGATATCGTGGATATCGATATCCCCGGCCGAACCCTGAAAGCCCTGGTATCCGATGCGGAAATGGCCGAACGGCAAACGAACTGGAAGCAGCCCGCGCCCAAGGTCACCTCCGGCTATCTGGCCCGCTACGCCCGCATGGTGCAGTCCGCCAAATACGGCGCCATCGTCCGCTGACCGCCGCCGTGCAGGCGGCTGGCACGAAAACAGCGCAAAACGGCCGGGAGGAACTCCCGGCCGTTTTGCGTCACGCGGCGGCAACAGCGGTCACAGGCCCTTTGCGCCCGCATCTCCCGCCCAGCGGGGGGCAAGGTCATTCGCGACCCCCAGGCAATCGAGCAGCCGCCCCACATACGCGGCTACCAGCGCGTCAATGCTCGCGGGGTGGTGGTAAAACGCGGGGCAAGCCGGGGCGATGCCGACGCCGATGCGCGAGAGCTTCAGCATGTTTTCCAGATGGATGGGGCTGAGCGGCGTTTCCCGCACGGCGAGCACCAGGTTGGCGCGCTCTTTCAGCACGACGTCCGCCGCGCGGCAGAGGAGGTTGTCCGCGAAGCCGTTCGCGATGGCGGCGAGCGTCTTCATGCTGCACGGGGCGATGGCCATGCCGTCCGCCCGGAACGATCCGCTGGCGATGGGCGCGGTGATGTCTTCCGCCGGATACAGCGCCGCCACCAGGGGACGGATGTCCTTTTCCGCCAGGGAGCACTCGTGGCGCAGCACCTTCCAGCCATAGGCGCTGACCGTGCAGTGGACCTCGTGGCCGAGGGACGCGAGGGCGCGCAGGAGCTCCACCCCGTATACCGCGCCGCTCGCGCCCGTTATGCCGACAATGATGCGCATGGCCTTCCTCCTGAACGCGCCGGAAGCGGCGCCTACTCCCCTTTCGGGAATCCGGGCTCGGGTTCTTCCGGGAACATGGGGTTGTGCATCCAGGCGTAATAGGAATCGTACATATACAACGCGGCCAGGGGATTGTGCCCCATGAGCCTGTCCTTGACCGCCAGGATGGTGGACGGGGCCTTGAGATGCGCCAGCACCAGGGAATCGTGCCCCACGCACAGGCCGAGCAGGATATTCAGCTGCGTCCCGGCCCGGTTGGCGATTTCCGCCTGCATGGCCGGGTTGCACATGCTCTCGTGCCCTTTGGGCCGCAGCTGCTCTGCAACCGTCAGCCCCAGTTCGGACTTGGGCAGGCAGCCGACCTTGCACACGCAGGAGGTGACCTCGAACCCGTTGGTCGCGAGAATTTTTTCCGTGATGGCGGCTTCTTTGCGCAACCCGATACAGAAAATGAGGCCGAGTTTTTTGTAGCCCATGCGTTTGGCGAAATCCACCAGCTCCACGATCCGGGGACGGACGGCATGCAGCCCGTTCGCTTCCCGCGCATAGCCCGCGCGCTCGACCTGGCTGGCGATTGTGGCCATTTTCGCGAATTCGGCGGATTTATAGACCGCGAGGCTCTCGTCCGCCACGTCCGGCATGTTCACGGTGGGGCAGTCCGGCGGATTTTTCCCCTCCGGCCGCACACAGCGCCGGTCCGTGGGTTTGGTAAAGGGGCAGGCCGCGCAATTGGCTTCCGGGGTCTTTGATGCTGTGCTCATGGGCGATCCTTTCTCTGGAGGATGGATAGTATAAAAAACCGCAGGCTCGATACGGTGTATCAGGCCCGCGGATGGATTGTCCACCTTCCGGCAGCGGCTCATTGTGGCGAACCGCTGCCGGAGGCGAGATAAGGGTTTACTCTTCCGGAGCCCAGCCGTAGAGGTCGATGCAGTCCTGACGGAGCTGGTCGCGGAATTCCGGGGCCGAGATCTTAATCAGGGCGGCGGCGCGCTGGCGCATGGTCATGCCGCGAAGCAAAGCCACGCCGTATTCCGTGACAACGTACTGCACGTCGTTACGCGTGGTGGTGACCGCCTGGCCGCGCTCAAGGGACGCGGAAATGCGGGAAACCTTGCCCTTGGCCGCCGTGGCGGGCAGGGCGATGATGCTGCGGCCGTTCTTGGACATCATGGCGCCGAGAACGAAGTCGTTCTGGCCGCCGACGGCGCTGAACTGCTTGGGGCCCATCATGTCGGCCGCCACCTGGCCCAGAAGGTCCACGGTGATGGCGGAGTTGACGGAAACCACGTTGTCGTTCTGCTTGATGACCAGCGGGTCGTTCACAAAGGTGATGGGGTGGAATTCCGTGGCCGGGTTATCGTCGAGCCACTGGTAGAATTCATTGGTGCCCATGGCGAACCCGATGACGCACTTGCCGGGCAGGAGCTGCTTGCGGCTGTTGTTGATGTTGCCCGCTTTCATCAG of uncultured delta proteobacterium contains these proteins:
- a CDS encoding hypothetical protein (Evidence 5 : No homology to any previously reported sequences) — translated: MALALRLNHFSRLYKNIRDSDYNFTVIPAKLIVTKKAKARLFGFIKETRFMAPRHQYVSFGEANRTGNARVSPTLPECRCRPLAVGESSSRTDKESIAARPCLGWILKEGRAAPP
- a CDS encoding putative Transcriptional regulator NanR (Evidence 3 : Function proposed based on presence of conserved amino acid motif, structural feature or limited homology) encodes the protein MTTLSEEPIRPRKLHEQVAERLQAMILERQFLPGDKLPSERELQATFGIGRPAVREALLLLERSGLIALRSGSPATVVSADPSAIIREMDVAVAHFMADPQGVRELQFARRMLECNLAREAAKTRDEAALSRLRDLLEQSRECLDNAEAFEALDVDFHFAVVQMAKSRVFDVVFEAMNQWLIEQRTVVLSLPGQTDLALNCHMALYDAIAAQDPDAAENAMRAHLENVENIFWAAKDRASRRAKIVAGAKE
- the garR gene encoding 2-hydroxy-3-oxopropionate reductase, which encodes METIGFIGLGIMGRPMAANLVKGGFTVIGFDVMPQNCKDAAERGVQIAASAAELAAACSIIIQMLPTPAICVESAVEVSKHAKPGTLVLDMSSLSPMTAQQIHAILAEKGIHMMDAPVSGGEPKAIDATLAIMAGGAKEDYDRALPVFKPMSASTILVGKVGAGCIAKLANQIMVGVNIAAMGEAFTLAAKAGVDPGLVFEAVKNGLAGSTVLNQKGPMILERNYTPGARMEIHIKDFVNVLDTAHSMSSPVPLTASVMEMMQSLKANGMGQIDHGGVVRFYEMIAGVEVKKGA
- the ilvD gene encoding Dihydroxy-acid dehydratase; its protein translation is MRSDIVKKGPTRAGHRALFHAMGYSLEDLEKPLIGVVNSFNEIVPGHFNLDDIAEAAKLGVAAAGGTPIEFPAIGICDGIAMGHQGMKYPLPSRELIADSIEAMAIGHGLDGLVLIPNCDKIVPAMLMAAARINIPAVVVSGGPMLAGRFQGKSVDLTNIFEAPGLHAAGKLSDKDLAGMEQSVCPGCGSCAGLFTANSMNCLTEALGMGLPGNGTVPAAYTGARRMLAKRAGAAVLDLVKKNIKPRDIMTKAAFTNAIAVDMAIGGSSNTVLHLPAIAQEAGIDLPLELFEAISKKAPYITKMSPAGQHHLQDLGEAGGISAVMKELTKKNLIDETAMTVTGPLGDRLKEAAITRPDVIRNVDDPYRKTGGIAILYGNLAPECAVAKESAVSEDMLTFKGPARVFDSEEEATEALLAHKVKDGDVVVIRYEGPQGGPGMREMLSPTAIIAGMGLKVALLTDGRFSGVTRGACIGHICPEAAKGGPIALLRDGDIVDIDIPGRTLKALVSDAEMAERQTNWKQPAPKVTSGYLARYARMVQSAKYGAIVR
- a CDS encoding putative aromatic acid decarboxylase (Evidence 3 : Function proposed based on presence of conserved amino acid motif, structural feature or limited homology) → MRIIVGITGASGAVYGVELLRALASLGHEVHCTVSAYGWKVLRHECSLAEKDIRPLVAALYPAEDITAPIASGSFRADGMAIAPCSMKTLAAIANGFADNLLCRAADVVLKERANLVLAVRETPLSPIHLENMLKLSRIGVGIAPACPAFYHHPASIDALVAAYVGRLLDCLGVANDLAPRWAGDAGAKGL
- a CDS encoding conserved hypothetical protein (Evidence 4 : Homologs of previously reported genes of unknown function) — protein: MSTASKTPEANCAACPFTKPTDRRCVRPEGKNPPDCPTVNMPDVADESLAVYKSAEFAKMATIASQVERAGYAREANGLHAVRPRIVELVDFAKRMGYKKLGLIFCIGLRKEAAITEKILATNGFEVTSCVCKVGCLPKSELGLTVAEQLRPKGHESMCNPAMQAEIANRAGTQLNILLGLCVGHDSLVLAHLKAPSTILAVKDRLMGHNPLAALYMYDSYYAWMHNPMFPEEPEPGFPKGE